In Oryza sativa Japonica Group chromosome 2, ASM3414082v1, the following are encoded in one genomic region:
- the LOC4329050 gene encoding LOW QUALITY PROTEIN: BURP domain-containing protein 4-like (The sequence of the model RefSeq protein was modified relative to this genomic sequence to represent the inferred CDS: inserted 2 bases in 1 codon), translated as MPKTQRRPGCCVLPEGTKLTLAHDDHGVAAAAPRFIIYKDKADAVPSNLRAMDAILAMFGILPGSDKAAQVADTLRTCGELTAAGGEEPRXTSREAVLDFAASALGTSAPRAVTTLVHGREPRRYVVAADGVARIGGDAVVACHPMPYPYEVYYCHRPADAVALRVDLHAVAGVGLGGATAVDVCHVNTTTWDSAYFELLKASRGDAICHYMPQGYVLWLAN; from the exons ATGCCAAAAACACAAAGGCGGCCGGGATGCTGTGTCTTGCCGGAAGGCACGAAGCTGACGCTGGCGCACGACGACCACGGCGTGGCTGCAGCGGCGCCAAGGTTCATCATCTACAAGGACAAGGCCGACGCCGTGCCGTCCAACCTCCGCGCCATGGACGCCATCCTCGCCATGTTCGGCATCCTCCCTGGATCCGACAAGGCGGCGCAGGTCGCCGACACCCTCCGCACCTGCGGCGAACtgacggccgccggcggcgaggagccaCG CACCTCCCGCGAGGCGGTGCTCGACTTCGCCGCCTCGGCGCTGGGCACCAGCGCGCCGCGCGCGGTCACCACGCTCGTGCACGGGAGGGAGCCCCGCAGGTACGTGGTAGCGGCCGACGGCGTCGCCCGgatcggcggcgacgccgtggtGGCGTGCCACCCTATGCCATATCCATACGAGGTGTACTACTGCCACCGGCCAGCCGACGCGGTGGCGCTGAGGGTCGacctccacgccgtcgccggcgtgggCCTGGGCGGCGCCACTGCCGTCGACGTGTGCCACGTCAACACCACCACCTGGGACAGTGCCTACTTCGAGCTCCTCAAGGCAAGCCGTGGCGACGCCATCTGCCACTACATGCCGCAGGGCTATGTTCTGTGGCTAGCCAATTGA